A stretch of the Hydra vulgaris chromosome 09, alternate assembly HydraT2T_AEP genome encodes the following:
- the LOC136085523 gene encoding zinc finger MYM-type protein 1-like has protein sequence MKALSEISITSTKREEHEEAVRIQKNMSSFEFVFLCVLLSKILNEVHIPSKLLQTKNLDLTTASGSLENASKNLKQYIKMFDSAKLEAVEIATTWQIPAIFFQKRRKIVKRHFDELSTDHRFDSSEEIFRINIFIKILDVVINQLDNRFKGMQEVVQLFSCIHPNKLMVMKEREIISCAEAIQRKYSEDITTEFPLQMVMVKSMLHDEISKISSIRELADLLIVKLSTIAESVPQVITALLLFLTLPVTVASTERSFSKLKIIINYLRNTIGKERLSDLAIVSIEAKAAGKMEMKNIITDFANMKSRRKVFTI, from the coding sequence ATGAAAGCTCTTTCCGAGATATCAATAACAAGTACAAAACGTGAAGAACACGAAGAAGCAGTacgaatacaaaaaaatatgagcAGTTtcgaatttgtttttttatgcgTGCTTTTGTCTAAAATCCTTAATGAGGTACATATACCATCAAAATTGCtgcaaactaaaaatttagatcTTACGACAGCTTCAGGTTCTCTAGAAAATGccagcaaaaatttaaaacaatatataaagatGTTTGATTCAGCAAAACTTGAAGCGGTAGAAATAGCGACTACGTGGCAGATTCctgcaatattttttcaaaaaagaagaaaaattgtGAAAAGGCATTTTGACGAATTATCTACAGATCATCGTTTTGATAGTAGTGAGGAAATTTTTcgcatcaatatttttataaaaattttggaCGTCGTTATCAACCAACTCGACAATAGATTTAAAGGAATGCAAGAAGTGGTACAATTATTTTCCTGCATCCATCCAAATAAATTAATGGTAATGAAAGAACGTGAGATCATAAGCTGTGCAGAAGCCATTCAGAGAAAATATAGTGAAGATATAACAACTGAATTTCCGCTGCAAATGGTTATGGTAAAGTCAATGCTACACgatgaaatatcaaaaatatcatCTATACGTGAATTGGCTGAccttttaatagtaaaattgtCAACTATAGCTGAAAGCGTTCCACAAGTGATAACAGCATTGTTATTGTTTCTTACATTACCTGTTACTGTTGCATCAACTGAACGTTCTTTTTcgaaacttaaaataataataaattatttacgaAATACCATTGGTAAAGAACGTTTAAGCGACCTTGCAATAGTTTCTATTGAGGCAAAAGCGGCTGGAAAAATGGAAATGAAAAACATCATTACCGATTTTGCCAATATGAAATCAAGGAGGAAAGTTTTCACTATTTAA